A DNA window from Dama dama isolate Ldn47 chromosome 19, ASM3311817v1, whole genome shotgun sequence contains the following coding sequences:
- the TMEM39A gene encoding transmembrane protein 39A, translating into MPGGRRGPSRQQLSRSALPSLQTLVGGGCGNGTGLRNRNGSAIGLPVPPITALITPGPVRHCQIPDLPVDGSLLFEFLFFIYLLVALFIQYINIYKTVWWYPYNHPASCTSLNFHLIDYHLAAFITVMLARRLVWALISEATKAGASSMIHYMVLISARLVLLTLCGWVLCWTLVNLFRSHSVLNLLFLGYPFGVYVPLCCFHQDSRAHLLLTDFPYVVQHQAVEESASTVGGLAKSKDFLSLLLESLKEQFNNATPIPTHSCPLSPDLIRNEVECLKADFNHRIKEVLFNSLFSAYYVAFLPLCFVKSTQYYDMRWSCEHLIMVWINAFVMLTTQLLPSKYCDLLHKSAAHLGKWQKLEHGSYSNAPQHIWSENTIWPQGVLVRHSRCLYRAVGPYNVAVPSDVSHARFYFLFHRPLRLLNLLILIEGSVVFYQLYSLLRSEKWNHTLSMALILFCNYYVLFKLLRDRIVLGRAYSYPLNSYELKAN; encoded by the exons ATGCCCGGTGGAAGGAGGGGCCCTAGTCGGCAGCAGCTAAGCCGTTCAGCTTTACCTTCTTTACAGACTTTGGTTGGAGGGGGCTGTGGCAATGGAACAGGCCTGAGGAACAg GAATGGTAGTGCTATTGGCCTTCCGGTCCCACCTATCACAGCCTTAATTACCCCAGGTCCTGTTCGTCATTGCCAAATTCCTGATTTGCCTGTGGATGGGagcctgctctttgaatttctgtttttcatcTACTTGCTGGTTGCTCTTTTCATTCAGTACATCAACATCTATAAAACAGTGTGGTGGTATCCTTACAATCATCCTGCCTCTTGTACTTCATTG AATTTTCATCTCATTGATTACCACCTGGCAGCATTCATCACAGTGATGCTTGCAAGGAGGCTTGTATGGGCCCTCATCTCAGAG GCCACTAAGGCGGGTGCATCATCAATGATTCACTACATGGTTCTGATATCAGCTCGCTTGGTGCTACTTACTTTGTGTGGATGGGTACTTTGTTGGACCCTCGTCAATCTCTTCCGAAGCCATTCAGTCCTCAATCTCCTTTTCCTTGGCTACCC GTTTGGTGTTTATGTTCCTCTCTGCTGTTTCCACCAAGATAGTAGAGCTCATCTCCTCCTCACAGACTTTCCCTACGTGGTTCAGCACCAGGCGGTAGAGGAAAGTGCCTCAACTGTGGGTGGCTTGGCGAAGTCCAAGGACTTCCTCTCCTTATTGCTGGAGTCTCTAAAAGAACAGTTTAATAATGCCACGCCCATCCCCACCCACAGCTGCCCACTGTCTCCTGACCTCATTCGCAATGAAGTAGAATGTCTGAAAGCAGATTTCAACCACAGAATCAAGGAAGTTCTCTTCAACTCTCTCTTCAGTGCCTACTACGTTGCATTTCTTCCCCTGTGTTTTGTGAAG AGTACCCAGTACTATGACATGCGCTGGTCATGTGAGCACCTCATTATGGTGTGGATCAATGCTTTTGTCATGCTCACCACACAGCTGCTGCCATCCAAGTACTGTGACTTGCTGCATAAATCAGCTGCTCACCTGGGCAAGTGGCAGAAGCTTGAACATGGCTCCTACAGCAATGCTCCCCAGCACAT TTGGTCAGAAAATACAATATGGCCTCAAGGGGTGTTGGTGCGACACAGCAGATGCTTGTATAGAGCTGTGGGGCCTTACAACGTGGCGGTGCCTTCAGATGTATCCCATGCCCGCTTTTAT TTCCTGTTTCATCGTCCATTAAGGCTGTTAAATCTGCTTATCCTTATTGAGGGCAGTGTTGTCTTCTACCAGCTGTATTCCTTGCTGCGGTCAGAGAAGTGGAACCACACACTTTCCATGGCTCTCATCCTCTTCTGCAACTACTATGTTTTATTTAAGCTCCTCCGGGACAGAATAGTATTAGGCAGGGCATACTCCTATCCGCTCAACAGTTATGAACTCAAGGCAAACTAA